Within the Brienomyrus brachyistius isolate T26 unplaced genomic scaffold, BBRACH_0.4 scaffold58, whole genome shotgun sequence genome, the region TCTTCGCTGCCGTTGGCTTATCTGTGGCCTTTCTCCTGTTTTGGAGAAATTATATATACATCATATTTGGGCAGAGTCAGAGTCAAAGAGAGGCAGAGTCACAGAGAGGCGGAGAGTCAGCACTCCATATATTTGGGAGGAGCAGACCTTCGAGCGAGGATGGCGCTCATCTCGCCCATCAGGCCTCCTCCGCCGCCAccaccgccgccgccgccgctgccCCCTGATGGTGCAGGGGTGCTACTGCGGTCTCCCTTGGCTGCTGTGGGTGAAGCGCCACCGTCATCCGCCTGGGGGGCAaaagaaacagacagacagttaAACGATCTCCTCACAGGCCGCTGTGCACCATGTATCTCTTTTAAACGAACAGCTAATCAGAGCTGCCTGTGTTTAAATAAACAGCCAATCAGGAGTTTCCTGTGTTTCAAAGAACAGTCAATCAGAGCTGCTTGAATTTGTGGTGAGAATAGCTGGAACATACCTTGGCCACTTTGCGCAGCTTAGCCCCCGCAAGAGCCGCTGCCAGCCCCCCCTCTCCGCTGCCCCCGCCGCCGCCCCCTCCCCCTACGCCACCCCCAGATGACGGCAGTGGCGGGGCCGGCGGCCCAGAGGGAGGAGGAGGTcctggaggaggtggggggcCACCTGAGGGTGGGGCAGGTGGGGcgggaggagctggtggacccgatgagggagggggccctggtGGAGGAGGTGGTCCTGGCGGGGGAGGAGGGCCTCCTGGGGGTGCGGGAGCTGGGGGCGCGGCCGCAGCGGCCTGCCTCTCCCTCTCCAGACGcgccctctcctgctcctgcctgggtagatcacacacacacacacacacacacacacacacacacacgttactATACATACAGTGAATAGAGCAGAACATTTCACAATCCACAATATATTCACAGGCAGGAACACACTTAAGGTTAATCCCTAAGGAACAGCTAGGTtgggaaaggcgctatataaaaacaaGCATCCTCCAGTGTGGAATGTAGAGTTGGGCCATCGCAGTAGGCTGTTCGAGGCCAGTCCGACTCCTGGGATGGATATCGCTGTGGTTACAGGAcataatgtgtgtgtgccttTTCCGGGACAAGGCTCAGATGGAGTGTGATGGGCTTGTGACTCATTAACTCAGCCGGGCTGTGTGTCGTCAGCGCGGCAGCCCCCCCATCACGGTGACCTGTCAGTCCTCGACCCCGGGCACAGAGAACCCATGTGACAACCACGTCGCACTCTGCTCCTGCCGAATGTCTCATTAAGGCCTCAGAGTGACCCGGGGGCAGGTAATTAAGCCCAGTGGCCTGGAGACTGCAGCATGACATGTGACACGAAGCGGGGACTtggttattgtgtgtgtgtgtgtgtgcgtgcgtgtgtggattatgcctacattgtggggaccattttttaggtccccacaaaggtctgtgaatgcaatcaaaaaattaaaaataccaaatatcttgtattttatttggttacttatgggtaaggttagggcagggtaggggttaaggtcgttatGTTATGATTAGTTatccccataaaaatgaatagaGAGTCCCCGCAAAAAtactacaaacctgtgtgtggtgtgtgtgtgtgtgtgtgtgtgtgattatgcaAGTCTCTGAAGCAGTGCAACTGTGCCCTCTCCCCTCCATTGCCCCACATTTGGTACCTCCTCTGCTGCTCCAGTTCTTCTTGGGAGGGTCCATTCTGCACAGGTCGGGGGGCACTGGGAAAGCCTACCGGGTAAAAGGTGAAATGTAATATCcttcaatatttttttaatcctATAAAATACATAACAGTGATAATAATAATCCGTGTgaatcacggtctgaattggccTCCTTGAACGGGGACTAGAATCTCTGAGCAGCACGAACCAGGATGCTGAAACAGGCACCGGATTGGCCACCTTAATAATGACAGGAAGCCAAAGAGGAGCCAGAAAATTCCAGATAAAGAGCAGCAGATCTTTGTTTACGTTTAATTCTTCCacagaaccaccccccccccccccgcccaccacacacacacacacacacagggtcacCGGGACAGAGCACAGTGTGACAGTGGCAGCCATGATCAAAGAGCTTCCTAATGAAAAGGGACACAGTAGCCAGCGGTACCTGCTTCGCCCAGTGCGTTGATCACTTCCAGAGCGTGCGAGATGCCATTGGCGAAGAGGGCCGCGTCTTCCTTGCTGCCAAAGTTCAGACCCCACACCTGCCTGGCGTCCCTCCACTGGTGGAAGTTGGGCGTGGCCTGGTTATACTTCAGGCCCTTCGTGATTGGGCAGTTGATCACCACCTGTGGAGGGTTCACCAATCATACACACTGTTCTGCTGTCGATACCTAAGGGTGCGAATGCAGTGCCTGGCTATGCATCTGAACATGAAAGTCCTGACCAGCCTGTCTGCTGCTGTGTCGTAAACCTAACCCCTGCTGCTCAGGCTGGacgacggatggatggatggatggatggacagatataAGCCTTATGAATATTCACCAGCTGATACGCTTCTGCTGTGGTCTGGACAGTCTCTCAAGGAGTGATACACTGAATTTTACACTGTGGAAAAACCAGTGGATGTATATATTTGCGGCCACAAGGGGGCGACAAACGCCACACTTGTGATCACAGTGACACCCTGGTCCTTGGACTCTCACGTTGCTCTGCTTCCTGACCTCACATTTTCGAAAATGAAAGTTTATGCGCAAAAAGCTGATGCGCATGCAGAAGCAGGCGTCCTTCTGGTAAACAAACGCGAAAGTCAGAGATGGAGAAGTCGAGGCCAGAATGGCTGGAAAGGGGAAGCAAGTGAATGGCTGAATGTGGGAACGAAGGAGAGTCACAGCAAGAGAACGCAGCAGGAGACTGATTTTACAGGGGCCCAGGGAGGCAGGCGGGCACCAGAGGGCGCCAGAGATGACAAAGCCACACAGCGGATGGAAAGGAGACGGGGTGACTGCGCACAGCAGGGGTGCACAGGGCGGGTAGGCAGGGCCAGGACTCAGTGAGTCAGCTAACGGTGCCTCCCCCATATCTGGGGAGTCAGACCGGAACCGAGATGCTGTGAGATCCCACAGCGCTGAGCATGACCTGCTTCAGCTTCCTCTCGCACAGTAGAGTTTTGGAGTTAGATGTAGGCAGCTGGGTGTCACAGCCTGCCCATGACCCCGGCCTGTGCAGTGTCTTGCCCAGCCCCATCATGTACAGGCCCCTCCCCTTATATACAGTCCCCGCCCATCACCTGCTAGCCCCGCCCCTCACCTGCTGGTCCGCCTGTATCTTCCGGCCCACGATGCGGAAGGTGTTGTTGCCGGGGTTGTGGTACACCTGGACCCGGCTGAAGGCCTGAGCGCCCGTCCCCGCCGGAATCCACTTCTTGTTTGCGTCATCATAGATCATCACAGTGGCTCGAGCCTGGCAGATGCTGGACTCACTGGAGAGGGGGAGGACAGGGGACAGGAGGGGTCAGACTGTAAGGTGTTGATGATGGTCCTGCAGAGCCGCACGACCTGCACTACATGAGACGAACCCCAGAGGGCCTCGTCTCCTGCCTGGCGTCTTGTTAACGGCGTTAACCGTAAGCTCCTGTGTTAACCAACAACTAGATGCAGACATTCCTACTCAGAAACAAACAGGAAGTGGCCGCGCGTTTCCGTGGCGATCAGAGAACACTGTATGCTAACTGAACATGTGAGTCATCTGCACcttgctgggggggaggggggggaggaggaagcTGGCGGTCCAGCGACCGCTGTGGGAGTGTCCAGTTCCAGCACCGATGATAGAAATAGCTGAAAGAGAAAGTGATGGAGCCACCTCCCCCAGCTCCGGGCACGATAGCGGCGTAGCGCAAACGGACTGGAGGAGTGTAAGCACACGGGCCAGCGAGGATCAATTAAACCATCAAGAAATAAAAAGGCTTAAATGATCAGGATGCCCTGGTTTAGAGACGTACAAGTCGATTTCGCTACTTTAGAAAAGTGAGAGGCGGCTTATCGGCTCCGGCTGCCGGCTTTCCCCCCGTCAGATCCCTGTGTTCCAGTGTCACGAAAGCTTGACTTCATTTTGACTTCTGCTAGATCGCTTCAGGTGACATTTACTTATCACCTAAAAAAGCCTTTCCCTTTTAAAAATATTCATTCACACAATCTGCTCTTATTTCAGCATTTAGCACTTTGCGACGCAGATAGAACTTATCAGCTGTCCAATCAGAAGGGTGATCAGGTGACTGCCGCTGACGCTGACGCTGAGCGCGTGCAGGCGTGCGAGCGGCGAGCGGTCAGCGCGGACTTGTCGCTCACCGCCTCCGAATCCGAAGCGTTTACGCCTCCATTTATACAAGCCGTATTTTTAGAAGCGGCGCGGAgggtttcatttttttaacGAGCCGCTGCTTCGGTCTTACTCAGGCTCGGTGAAACGCTCAAAAGAGaagtgcagagagagagagaggcagacggGACAGACGGATGCATGACGGCAGCCTGCAGAGTAACAGCACGCTCTCACTCTTGCTGACGCACCACCGCACGGCAGCATGGCCCGGCGACTTAACTCCGCCGCACAGACACGAGGCATTTCTGCCTGCCCTCGGGATTAAAGTAAAAAATTGGGTCAGGAGGGGTTTGCAGGGGGGGGCGAAACcaggccccaccccctccatccCTAGGGCGGATCTTCACTCTGTATCCACCGCCTCATGCCAGCAACTAATTGATTGTGTCGAACACAAGATGTTAAGGCTTTGTTGACATTCAGGTTACGTGTCAAACGTCAGCTTTTCTCTACACAGCCTTGATGCCAGCAGGTGGCGTAATGGTTAAGGACTCACTGGTTCTAAGGGCctcttctgattttttttttttgttaaatcggGAAAAGCACGAGAATGAATGTGGGAGTGAGTTGTGAATGCGAGTTGGCCTGCATGCGCACACGagcacgcactcacacacaggtttgtaattatatctttgtggggactctccattcatttctatggggaaaactctaatcccaacatgacgaccttaacccctacccagccctgaccttaaccataagtaaccaaacgaaatacgagacttttgggatttttagttttttgattgctttcacagatctttgtggggacctgaaaatggtccccacaatgttttATCTGATTGTGgggtacatttggtccccacaatgtaatatccactaacacacacacacacacagccacagccCTGCCTTGCCCCGCAGTGCATTGTGGTTCTTCTCTCAGCTGTTCTGACACCCCGCGACAGCGTACGCCACACGTTCTCCACACTCCCGACACCCTCCCTCCTGCTCACGGTTCCCAGGCTGCTCTGGGCCTCCTGTCCGCCcacttcctttaaaaaaaaaaccagagaCCTGTTCCAGGTTCCTCTTTGACGTGTGAAGCGCACATCGGACAGGGCTGTTTAAGGTGCTAtgttgcacacatacacacacacggaacACACTTATtatgagtcacacacacacatacatgcaaacaCAGCTGTGAACCCCAGAATCCCACACCTGCTGTTCATTCCCCTcattacccacccccccccccccaaacgggGATCAGCGGAGAGGAATGGGCTGGGCAGCCCCCCagctgcctgcattcccacgCCTGCTGTCTGGGCTGTGCCTATGGCCCCCGGGGGACACACATGAAGGGTTGTACAACCAGCCGTAGGGGGCGCTTTGACACAATCAGATATCAGGAAGGGTATAAATGAgtagaaagagagagagcggggggggggggtgaggcagCATGAGGAGGAAGGAGTGGCGGCAGGAGGACGCTACGGGGGTCTGTAATAATTCACTGACCATCCCAAGGAGCAGAAAGGCAAATAGGCCGAAGGATGCACATACCCGAACATGCAATACCTGCACTCACCTGTGGAGGGCGCCAGTGGGGCTCGGGCAGCCTctatgtgtgagagagtgtcccCTCCTGGGGGGAAACACTTGTGCTTATCCCACAGCCAGGTGGAGCGCAGCACCGTCAGCAGGCACACGTCCCCGTACATTTACCCCAGCCATTAAACGATGGCTAAACATCACCTTGACAAAGACTGGGGCACTTCCCATGCCCATTCCTTAAGCATCACGCCACCTGCTGGTAACCACAAACAACTACAAAGAACCATTTGCACTACATAAGATCAAGCTATGGGTGAACGACAGGAAGCCTCACGAGTAGGACaatgcagacacacatataGATGCACAAgcacactgagacacacacatatacactccCCTCGGCACAGAAGGTGTCATCTGCCTTACACGCTACCAGAAATGGAACCAAGACATACTGTGGATAGCTATTTAAAACACATCCACGTCGTTTTTAAAGCAACTACCCCCCCCATGAACCGAGAGCGACATCTGTCTTCCCATAGAGTCACTCAAACAAATGCTCCCCGCCACCCTGCCCACCTTCAGCCATACTGTCTGtcctgaggaggggggggggggtaggggggagaTCCGCTGAAACAACTGGAGACAGTCATTTTGTGTTTGGCCTCCTGGGAAGTTCACGGAAGGTGGCGTGATGAAGTATGTGACCGTGCATGACACAGCCGCAGAACGGGTGTCCCCGACGAGCTCGTTTACGCACACGCGTCTGACGAGCCGCTTGGCACCGCATCACGTCCCCTCACGGCTACGCCGGGGTCCGCCGCTCTCTTTCCCGCCTCCGAGCCCCGGGCCGCTATTTTTAGAAGTTGCCCATGGCAACCCATCGCCGTGCCGCCACCGTGACTATGGGAGCCTTCCGGAATATTGTGATGTAAAAGCAGAAAGTTTGGTTTTGCGTGTAAATACCAGCTGTGTGGAGTCTCCAGAGTCCACCCACCCCTGCACACCCCACGTGGGGTAGGGGGCCGACAGCCACACCCTGCTTCACTAATGCACTAGGGGGCGGCAGCCTAAGTACATTCGATTGTGCTTTAATGGCACTGCTAATGTAGCCACTTCCCGAAACCCAAGCCGGGAGATGCGTGGGAGATCGATCCGAACCGGCCGGCCGGCCTCCATTTAAGCTCACGGCCACCGTTCTGCCCGCTAGACAGCCAGCTAATATCGCTCCCTAGAGCATCAGAATCTGAATCAGGTTCACTGGCCACGCGCAGGGAAAATGTCCGTGGCTATATTCAGTCTGATATATACGACAGATATGTGTGGATGAGCAGTGTATAAGTGCAGGCGAGCAGTGCAAGGAATGTATTATTGAACACAATAGGTACAGAACAATACAATACATACAGCGCAATACAATAGGCACAGCAATCATTGATCCGATTGACCCAATTGGCAAACACGACCTGGGAACGCCTTGATAACTATAGCACCAACCACGAAGCAGAGCCCCCTGGAGGCCAGGAGGACTGGGGGAAATGAGCCATTTGGGGAAAGCTGAGGAGGATTTCCAAGAAGCGCCTCCCTTGACAATACATGAGCTGTGGCGGGTCCCGCGACTCTGAGCTCAGTCTGCACCatggcgccccctactggcccctcccattttcctttttaaaagcTTCGTAGACACTTTCCACAGAAAGCTACTTTCATAAAAACAAGTTACACCCAGCACAGTTATTAAACTCCCAGTTAATAATCCAGCATGATAACAAAGTGGTCAGACCTTGTCAGTTGCCTGAAtaatcaaaaaataaataaaaaatcatcAAAAGTCCTTAAGAACTATGTCCCCTGCTGGCCAGTGTTGGTAGAGCTGAGAAATTCCTCATGGCTATAATTACATTAAATAAGATATTCAGGCGGTTATTATAAGGATAAATAAAGACAACCTTTGGCCTACAGTTAAACTGCCAAATTACTGTAGAAAAAAACAATGACGTGCAAAGTGTAGAACCACCAATCGCGTGACATCGAGGCGACAGCTTACAGGGCGAAAGCGACATTTACGCCGAACTGGGAATTTTCATGAAGTGTaactctgagaagtgtaatctTTTTGCAATTCATCGCCCTATTGGGAGGTGTGGAGGCTATCGcgaacaaggaaaaaaaaaacaagttcccTTTGCAATTTCCTACACGAAGAGACTCACaggccagaggagtgaggtgcACACAGGACACCGCAAACACTGCGTAAGATGAATCGCTGTGTGGCCCCGAAGCATCAGAAGAGAGCGAGTGAGAGAGCCAGATCATCCCAAGGAGATGCCCAAAGCTTCATTGCCTGTCCTGCATATACTCTTAGCGCAGACAGGACTGAGTGATGGACTACTCAGGGTGGAGGGGGGTGGCTGTGAATGTGTCATCTCTCCGGGAGACAGCTGTCCGGGAATAGCTGACCGGCGTTCCCACAAACCCACGCCAGCATTGAGACAGCCATCCCCGTTTCGACCTTCCTATCTCTCTGTGTCCGGTGTAAGCGAGTGTTGTGGGAGGACTGGCATGTTTTCCAAAGTTTAGTCCCAGTTTAGTCTGGGGCCAGAGCTGGGAGTGGGCGAGCAAAGGCGAGCGGAGCGATAAGCGGCATGAATCACATTGCTGCCGCGATGACAGCCATTATGCCGGCCGAACCGCTTCCCCTGATTTTTGAATAACCATCTGTGGAAGATCAGCTCCAACGAGGTGCCACTACACCATTACATCTTTCCACCTATTCTCCTTTCAGTCATTCACAGATCTCAAACAAGCTCGTGCAAATCAAGCCATAACTTACTATGGGTCTAAATGACTGAAAAGTTATATTTAACTGATTGTGTCTAAAAGACCAGAAAAAAAGTCATCACCTAAGGCAGGCAGTTACGCCACCCATCCTGCACACAGCTTATCCAGCACAAGCTATCGGCGTTATTACACACGTTGGTCGCTTTCGATTTCGTATATTTGTGAAGTTGCGGAAATCCGCACGTTTAACATTAGGAAAATCTTTTTCAGTTTGCGCGGAAACCACGTCCTCTTCCTCACTTCAAAAAACGCTACATGACATCTGCACTACTTGAAAtttctatagttatttttcaaTATATAGGGTTAATATgcctaaatatttaatacttTATGGCACTAAAGTATCCGTAAACTCCGTACTCTTCCTCTGTACGGTCTAGCTGGAAAACGACAACTATGTGCCGGCGATTCAGAGCCGTGAACGCGGCAGGCTTTGCCCCACAAAGGGATGCGGATCTGAGCGCACCGATAATGTCAGCGCGGTTCCGGGTGCAGCCTGCAGTGAAACCGGTCCTCTGGCCACCTCTCGGAGAAcagaaagaatgaaagaaagaaacaaTGAATAACAAAGGCAACAGCCGCCTTTAACCTTTGGGGGATAAATGGGGAAATTGGGAAATCACCTACGACGTGTTACAACTGAATGTGAGAAGTGCATTGTGCAAAGAAAAGACGGCGTGGCATAATAATATAAGCCAGAAAAATTACCCAGTTTCATAACTAAAGCGTTTAAAGCTAAGACCGTAAAACTAAAGTATTCAATTCGGTCAGACGTTTGGT harbors:
- the LOC125724932 gene encoding vasodilator-stimulated phosphoprotein-like isoform X1, which gives rise to MSESSICQARATVMIYDDANKKWIPAGTGAQAFSRVQVYHNPGNNTFRIVGRKIQADQQVVINCPITKGLKYNQATPNFHQWRDARQVWGLNFGSKEDAALFANGISHALEVINALGEAGFPSAPRPVQNGPSQEELEQQRRQEQERARLERERQAAAAAPPAPAPPGGPPPPPGPPPPPGPPPSSGPPAPPAPPAPPSGGPPPPPGPPPPSGPPAPPLPSSGGGVGGGGGGGGSGEGGLAAALAGAKLRKVAKADDGGASPTAAKGDRSSTPAPSGGSGGGGGGGGGGGLMGEMSAILARRRKATDKPTAAKKEEPSSDDVETAEAKPPTPAETARRPWEKASTMPRSNSAPKDIEASPSTAAPPFSSGSRVKTSSTSETGVSQESEMERIKQELLEEVRKELQKVKEEIIGALIQELQKRGSL
- the LOC125724932 gene encoding vasodilator-stimulated phosphoprotein-like isoform X3 yields the protein MSESSICQARATVMIYDDANKKWIPAGTGAQAFSRVQVYHNPGNNTFRIVGRKIQADQQVVINCPITKGLKYNQATPNFHQWRDARQVWGLNFGSKEDAALFANGISHALEVINALGEAGFPSAPRPVQNGPSQEELEQQRRQEQERARLERERQAAAAAPPAPAPPGGPPPPPGPPPPPGPPPSSGPPAPPAPPAPPSGGPPPPPGPPPPSGPPAPPLPSSGGGVGGGGGGGGSGEGGLAAALAGAKLRKVAKADDGGASPTAAKGDRSSTPAPSGGSGGGGGGGGGGGLMGEMSAILARRRKATDKPTAAKKEEPSSDDVETAEAKPPTPAETARRPWEKASTMPRVKTSSTSETGVSQESEMERIKQELLEEVRKELQKVKEEIIGALIQELQKRGSL
- the LOC125724932 gene encoding vasodilator-stimulated phosphoprotein-like isoform X2; the protein is MIYDDANKKWIPAGTGAQAFSRVQVYHNPGNNTFRIVGRKIQADQQVVINCPITKGLKYNQATPNFHQWRDARQVWGLNFGSKEDAALFANGISHALEVINALGEAGFPSAPRPVQNGPSQEELEQQRRQEQERARLERERQAAAAAPPAPAPPGGPPPPPGPPPPPGPPPSSGPPAPPAPPAPPSGGPPPPPGPPPPSGPPAPPLPSSGGGVGGGGGGGGSGEGGLAAALAGAKLRKVAKADDGGASPTAAKGDRSSTPAPSGGSGGGGGGGGGGGLMGEMSAILARRRKATDKPTAAKKEEPSSDDVETAEAKPPTPAETARRPWEKASTMPRSNSAPKDIEASPSTAAPPFSSGSRVKTSSTSETGVSQESEMERIKQELLEEVRKELQKVKEEIIGALIQELQKRGSL